The bacterium genome window below encodes:
- a CDS encoding tetratricopeptide repeat protein, with protein sequence MAFLFLLPLTLWLYLPIRSSMHPPLNWGCPDNWQRFVEHLSAKSYQRNVVALSIGSLKSRIIPHLGFFTHQFNIWLIFLGLLGLIFLLAKSPKLGVFLLLMAITNMLLAIRYDISNIEDYYIPSFLILCLLIGYFLFSLLSLSSKLIPIPYSLIPKTALSLLFLILPIQQCKANYHSSDHSDHYIAYDYGRNMLDPLRDKALVFLEGRIDQPIFLFWYLQNIENLRNDVAVVEINLLPFQYYINELKEKYSDINLTSPIYIQIIENNLKNRPLYVRYDERLMEMYKAYSLIPEGIFWRVVEKVDDKKVYEEILTNKVDFKIREIKFFVKENISLEDRGIIQIILLYGRTFDTRGNYYALFQQHNLAIGEFERAIELLNKLGMDKAKKEREVAIAFFISVLYHLGNTFHQQGDLDKAIFEFEKGLKLSPENINLHGQLGVVYFEKGLKDKAIKKFETILKLEPNNIQARQNLAILKKQ encoded by the coding sequence ATGGCTTTTCTCTTTCTCCTTCCCCTTACCCTATGGCTATATCTCCCTATCCGCTCAAGCATGCACCCTCCCCTTAACTGGGGCTGCCCTGATAACTGGCAAAGGTTTGTTGAGCATTTAAGTGCAAAGAGCTATCAAAGGAATGTAGTAGCATTGTCTATTGGAAGCTTAAAATCCCGAATTATCCCCCATCTTGGCTTTTTTACCCATCAATTCAATATCTGGCTCATTTTCCTTGGTCTTCTTGGCCTTATATTCCTGCTTGCAAAAAGCCCAAAACTTGGTGTATTCTTATTGTTGATGGCAATTACAAACATGCTTCTTGCTATAAGATACGACATCTCAAACATTGAGGATTATTACATCCCTTCATTTCTTATCCTTTGCCTTTTAATTGGCTACTTTCTTTTTTCTCTACTTTCTCTTTCTTCTAAACTAATCCCTATTCCCTATTCCCTAATCCCTAAAACCGCCCTCTCTCTGCTTTTTCTTATTCTTCCCATCCAGCAGTGCAAAGCAAATTACCATTCCTCCGACCACTCTGACCATTATATTGCCTATGATTATGGAAGGAATATGTTAGACCCTTTAAGAGATAAGGCTTTGGTTTTTTTGGAAGGTAGAATAGATCAACCTATCTTTTTATTTTGGTATCTTCAAAATATTGAAAATCTACGCAACGATGTGGCAGTTGTTGAGATAAACCTTTTACCTTTTCAATATTATATAAATGAACTTAAAGAAAAGTATTCTGATATAAATCTTACAAGTCCTATATATATTCAAATTATAGAGAATAATCTGAAAAATAGGCCACTTTATGTAAGGTACGATGAAAGGTTAATGGAAATGTATAAAGCTTACAGTTTAATTCCAGAAGGAATTTTTTGGAGGGTAGTAGAAAAGGTAGATGACAAAAAGGTGTATGAAGAAATCCTTACAAATAAGGTGGATTTTAAGATTAGGGAGATAAAATTTTTTGTGAAGGAAAATATTTCTCTTGAAGATAGGGGTATAATTCAAATAATCTTGCTTTATGGCCGTACTTTTGATACTAGAGGAAATTATTATGCCCTTTTCCAACAGCATAACTTGGCTATTGGAGAGTTTGAAAGAGCTATTGAACTATTAAATAAATTGGGCATGGATAAAGCAAAAAAAGAGCGTGAAGTAGCCATTGCATTTTTTATCAGTGTTCTTTATCATCTTGGCAACACCTTTCATCAGCAGGGAGATTTAGATAAGGCTATTTTTGAATTTGAAAAGGGATTAAAGTTATCTCCAGAAAATATTAACCTTCACGGTCAATTAGGGGTTGTTTATTTTGAAAAAGGCTTGAAGGATAAGGCAATAAAGAAGTTTGAGACAATTCTTAAACTTGAGCCAAATAATATCCAGGCAAGACAAAATCTTGCCATACTTAAGAAACAATGA